Proteins encoded by one window of Candidatus Sumerlaea chitinivorans:
- a CDS encoding Polysaccharide deacetylase, which translates to MAGIFGLAKQFCRLASVLLLASSASLSAFAQGTSARVFMFHETKFYDGQVAATSDVYPDNFRDMLEFLARAGYNVIPVSQLVEWHKGNATIPTNAVVLTFDDNYIGNHQYAHPIMQELVMPGTFFAHTGYVGGPTSRDHGTWAQLDFCEKWGLVTCESHTVTHPYLTQTSNLTYELVNSKQAIESNLGKTCRYLAYPFGDYNSTVIAAAQAAGYEAAFTTKGGLNYLTTPRYELNRNGIGIDVTLKGFKSILGYTGSDSGGPIIIDNADSGFTVTGTWSTLGSASSNYGHYGTNYRQANVAATQSATARFTPTLPTTGYYDVFTWYQAPTDPYLNTDRALYRIAHKNGTTTVYVNQRINKACWYYLGRYQFNSGTSGYVEISNQASTGSYVCADAVKFQPVSSTAPTPLANPIIVDNSTSGQFSTTGTWSDSTSGYPYGTNCKVALGSSGAATATASWTATIPRHGVYEIGVWFTTSNATYRSSQVPYTVAAVGGNKTILVNQQDSAGGAKRFVNLGTFRLAAGTYPVVTVSNAIGSSTQYVSADAVRIRWVANAPTFTSDNTSGAAYFATTGTWTVSANAGYYGTNSLIAQAAGGLKTATWKFNLPVAGIYEPSVWWVAASDAYRSTSVPYTITHASGTATVYKNQTTAGSVFNALGQWTFNAGLSVPAVQVSTNIADPNDYVSADAARMTYLGPQ; encoded by the coding sequence ATGGCGGGTATTTTCGGCCTCGCAAAACAATTCTGCCGACTTGCGTCGGTGCTTCTATTGGCGTCCAGCGCCTCCCTCAGCGCATTTGCTCAAGGAACAAGTGCTCGGGTGTTCATGTTCCACGAGACCAAGTTTTATGATGGGCAGGTCGCAGCAACTTCTGACGTCTACCCAGATAACTTCCGCGACATGCTTGAGTTCCTCGCTCGGGCCGGCTACAATGTGATTCCAGTCTCCCAGCTCGTGGAATGGCACAAGGGCAATGCAACCATCCCCACGAATGCGGTGGTTCTAACCTTCGACGATAACTACATAGGGAACCACCAATACGCCCATCCGATCATGCAGGAGCTGGTGATGCCCGGCACTTTCTTTGCCCATACGGGTTACGTGGGGGGTCCAACCAGTCGCGACCATGGCACGTGGGCACAGCTCGACTTTTGCGAAAAGTGGGGCCTCGTGACGTGTGAGTCGCATACCGTAACCCACCCCTACCTCACGCAAACCTCGAACCTGACGTATGAGCTTGTGAATTCCAAGCAGGCCATCGAATCGAATCTGGGGAAAACCTGCCGTTACCTCGCCTACCCCTTCGGCGATTACAACAGCACGGTTATCGCGGCTGCCCAAGCTGCGGGCTATGAAGCGGCGTTCACAACCAAAGGTGGGCTAAATTACCTCACCACGCCTCGTTACGAACTTAACCGCAACGGCATCGGGATTGATGTCACCCTCAAGGGCTTCAAGTCCATTCTTGGCTACACCGGCTCGGATAGCGGTGGGCCCATCATCATCGATAATGCCGACAGCGGCTTCACAGTGACGGGGACATGGTCCACTTTGGGGTCCGCGTCGAGCAATTATGGTCATTATGGGACCAATTACCGGCAAGCAAATGTTGCAGCGACGCAAAGCGCGACCGCCCGGTTCACACCCACTCTGCCGACAACAGGCTACTACGACGTATTCACGTGGTATCAAGCGCCTACCGACCCCTACTTGAATACCGATCGCGCGCTGTATCGCATTGCCCACAAAAACGGCACGACGACCGTGTACGTCAATCAGCGGATCAACAAGGCGTGCTGGTACTACTTGGGGCGTTACCAGTTTAACTCCGGCACGAGCGGTTACGTGGAAATTAGCAACCAAGCCTCGACTGGTTCGTATGTGTGTGCGGACGCTGTGAAGTTCCAGCCTGTCTCTTCCACCGCGCCGACGCCCCTTGCGAACCCCATCATTGTGGACAACTCAACCTCCGGGCAATTCTCCACGACTGGGACTTGGTCGGATAGCACGAGCGGCTACCCGTATGGGACGAACTGTAAGGTTGCATTGGGTTCAAGCGGCGCCGCCACAGCCACCGCTTCCTGGACGGCCACAATTCCACGCCATGGAGTTTATGAAATTGGCGTGTGGTTCACTACGTCCAACGCTACGTACCGCAGCAGCCAAGTGCCTTACACTGTGGCGGCAGTCGGCGGAAACAAGACCATTCTCGTGAACCAGCAGGATTCGGCAGGTGGGGCGAAGCGTTTCGTGAATTTGGGAACCTTCCGTCTGGCCGCTGGAACATATCCCGTGGTGACCGTGAGCAATGCCATTGGCAGCAGCACCCAGTACGTGAGTGCAGACGCGGTCCGTATCCGCTGGGTCGCGAATGCGCCGACGTTCACCTCGGATAACACGAGTGGTGCTGCGTACTTTGCGACAACTGGTACATGGACGGTGAGCGCAAATGCCGGTTACTACGGCACGAATTCGTTGATCGCTCAAGCGGCGGGTGGTCTGAAAACGGCAACGTGGAAGTTCAATCTTCCCGTCGCCGGAATTTATGAACCCTCTGTCTGGTGGGTTGCGGCAAGCGACGCCTACCGCTCAACAAGCGTACCTTACACCATTACGCATGCGAGCGGCACCGCCACAGTTTACAAGAATCAGACGACGGCAGGCAGTGTGTTCAACGCTCTGGGGCAGTGGACCTTCAATGCCGGACTATCCGTGCCTGCAGTTCAGGTTAGCACCAATATCGCAGATCCCAACGACTATGTGTCAGCCGACGCTGCACGGATGACGTATCTTGGGCCGCAGTAA
- a CDS encoding Cytidylate kinase — MKTVSDFLAAYSRIIAAREAEAKEQRICKPPIVISRELGSGGYAIAEKLAQRLGFALCDKAILDEIATRAKVPANFLTMLDERPAHALELLGASLLHGVSLTPEDYARLLKTSIRAVLRLGSAVIVGRGAIFLAEPGKAFRLRIVAPLPLRIRNIASRYQISEEEAAKRIEKLEKERRQFLLRYFGTEEATADCFDLALNTECLGHDDCVELALAAYERVCKCKVH, encoded by the coding sequence ATGAAAACCGTGTCGGACTTCTTAGCCGCATACTCACGGATCATCGCTGCACGCGAGGCCGAAGCTAAGGAGCAGAGGATCTGTAAGCCCCCGATTGTAATCTCGCGCGAACTTGGAAGCGGCGGATATGCAATTGCCGAAAAACTCGCTCAGCGACTTGGCTTTGCCCTTTGCGATAAGGCAATCTTGGATGAAATCGCGACCCGAGCTAAAGTCCCAGCGAATTTTCTGACGATGTTGGACGAACGGCCCGCCCATGCGCTCGAGCTGCTCGGCGCAAGCCTGCTCCATGGGGTGAGTTTGACTCCCGAAGACTATGCGCGTCTGCTCAAGACCAGCATTCGCGCGGTGCTCCGTTTGGGAAGCGCGGTTATCGTCGGACGGGGGGCCATTTTTCTTGCTGAGCCCGGCAAGGCATTTCGTCTTCGTATTGTGGCTCCACTACCTCTTCGAATCCGAAACATAGCGAGTCGCTATCAAATCTCCGAAGAGGAGGCTGCAAAACGAATCGAGAAACTCGAAAAGGAGCGGCGCCAGTTCCTCTTGCGCTACTTCGGGACCGAAGAAGCCACAGCGGATTGTTTCGATCTCGCCCTCAACACCGAATGTCTGGGGCACGACGATTGTGTGGAGCTCGCGTTGGCGGCCTACGAGCGAGTCTGCAAATGCAAGGTTCACTGA
- a CDS encoding ATP synthase F0 sector subunit a, whose translation MFAIIGAAVFALWDWRAAIVYFGACSWALGNIFVWAGLFRTLLVSGKRNSAALLKWISIKVGFLALGFVALFVGAPYTTLELTALILGVSCVLVSATLVATVNVLAAKEFGSVPSKNSASGSLTVLLLLTSILLGATPLTAARSEVALDRGRDYRSVQHVPPTGLAESQQSPVLLAQAHEAENAHGVATDASHSAGHEAEAHGSGEAGGHAPATPSLPNLVTILLGMKIGGVAIADTPLGHFLHTYEYQIFLVFITIFLCLLIWLTKGLRALLPGPVQAASELIVEGFLNFTASILGSREQARKHFPFVGSLFIFIWANNMFGIVPLFTGATSMFTTTAPLALIVFFYVHYFAIREGGVKHWLLHLMGNPDSVVGWALAPFLFILEVIGELAKPLSLSLRLYGNIMGEHILSGVFLILGIAFMGAVWAHPWVGLPLHLPFLFLSLLVGTIQALVFTLLATIYLALLLPHEHHEAHEPDHGAGEPATAGGAHH comes from the coding sequence GTGTTCGCGATAATAGGGGCCGCTGTTTTTGCCCTATGGGATTGGCGGGCAGCCATCGTCTACTTCGGCGCATGCAGTTGGGCGCTTGGTAACATCTTCGTTTGGGCCGGGCTCTTTCGGACACTGCTCGTCAGCGGTAAGCGCAACAGTGCGGCCCTTCTCAAATGGATTTCTATCAAGGTTGGGTTTCTCGCGCTTGGGTTCGTCGCACTCTTTGTGGGTGCTCCCTACACGACATTGGAACTCACAGCGCTTATTTTGGGAGTCTCGTGCGTATTGGTGAGCGCAACCCTTGTGGCAACCGTCAATGTTCTTGCCGCAAAAGAGTTTGGCTCTGTCCCAAGCAAGAATTCAGCGTCGGGGAGCCTTACGGTGCTACTCCTGCTCACGAGCATACTGCTCGGTGCCACACCTCTTACTGCGGCTCGCAGCGAGGTTGCGCTGGATCGGGGGCGAGACTACCGATCGGTTCAGCACGTCCCCCCCACTGGGTTAGCTGAGTCTCAACAGTCACCCGTGCTGCTGGCTCAGGCGCACGAGGCAGAAAATGCTCACGGAGTTGCCACGGACGCTTCGCACAGCGCGGGGCACGAAGCAGAAGCCCATGGGTCGGGCGAGGCGGGCGGCCACGCTCCCGCTACGCCAAGCTTGCCCAACTTGGTGACCATTTTGTTGGGAATGAAAATCGGTGGTGTCGCTATTGCCGACACTCCGTTGGGCCACTTCCTCCACACCTATGAGTATCAAATTTTTCTCGTATTCATTACGATTTTCCTGTGCCTCCTGATCTGGCTAACGAAAGGGCTTCGTGCGCTTCTTCCCGGGCCGGTGCAGGCGGCGAGCGAGCTCATCGTGGAAGGTTTCTTGAACTTCACAGCAAGCATCTTGGGGAGTCGCGAGCAAGCGCGGAAGCATTTCCCCTTTGTGGGAAGTCTGTTTATCTTTATCTGGGCCAACAACATGTTTGGCATCGTGCCACTTTTCACTGGCGCAACTTCCATGTTCACCACCACCGCCCCGCTGGCCTTGATCGTGTTCTTCTACGTCCACTATTTCGCGATTCGCGAAGGTGGGGTGAAGCACTGGCTCCTACACCTGATGGGGAACCCCGATTCCGTCGTGGGGTGGGCACTCGCGCCATTCCTGTTCATTCTCGAAGTGATTGGGGAATTGGCGAAACCCTTGTCGCTCTCCCTACGTCTTTACGGAAATATCATGGGTGAGCACATCCTGAGTGGTGTGTTCCTGATTCTTGGGATTGCGTTTATGGGTGCGGTTTGGGCGCATCCGTGGGTGGGCTTGCCGCTCCACCTGCCCTTCTTGTTTTTATCGTTGCTGGTGGGGACAATTCAGGCGCTCGTCTTCACCTTGCTGGCCACGATCTACTTAGCGCTCCTTCTCCCGCATGAACACCACGAGGCGCACGAGCCCGATCATGGCGCGGGAGAACCTGCAACAGCAGGCGGCGCGCATCACTGA
- a CDS encoding ATP synthase F0 sector subunit c yields MDKVTAMALAYSIGLGIAALGSALGLGKAVGSAMEAIGRQPDAAGKIQTAMIIGSAFIEALTIYALISPFIATITFLK; encoded by the coding sequence ATGGACAAAGTAACCGCAATGGCGCTGGCTTACTCGATCGGCTTAGGGATTGCCGCTCTCGGTTCGGCGCTTGGTCTCGGAAAAGCGGTCGGCAGCGCCATGGAAGCGATCGGCCGGCAGCCCGACGCGGCTGGCAAGATCCAAACTGCGATGATCATCGGTTCGGCGTTTATCGAGGCGTTGACGATTTACGCGCTTATTAGTCCGTTCATCGCCACAATCACGTTCTTGAAGTAA